One region of Mangifera indica cultivar Alphonso chromosome 3, CATAS_Mindica_2.1, whole genome shotgun sequence genomic DNA includes:
- the LOC123211003 gene encoding uncharacterized protein LOC123211003: protein MKIISLFTDRVSKIWNGWEVRVLLQLSLLIQIILVIFGTRRKRDPRILIKFVIWSAYLSADWVATVALGNLANIQEGKNSNVAKANNILQAFWAPFLLINLGGPDTITAYSLEDNELWSRHFLSLLVQVGVAVYVSIRAWSFTALTFLSIPVFVTGIVKYGERTFVLRSASSQIYKEALLSANPIAENALMRMETEGFERKIQIKNAWKLQAGHSKRKEFQVYLDAYFLFNRLQYLFSNLLLGLNERTDCYNIIQSKSAKDAFTLVAIELGFMYDKLFTKATLIHSLWGILLRSVSFLSSVVAFILFKILINPRDYPDQKDVSITYSLLAGAVFLEVYSSVKLVFSDRTKLRLIQNQNPRINRILLDAIFYIEARLINRKVWSEPEGQEPVLTYRKRWSESMAQYNLISFCLKDMQAKGLFSNFEKLPYIRQYFQEYHHLTWEYVNDDLKEAIFGQLKAKAERMKDSYTINLCKELLAQRGDYVLEEIYELEELKWSTDELDFDHSLLIWHIATTVCYEVDFAEKPPKPLGDAKESEETKKPADAKPLGDAKASGEAKKPADPKPLEEAKASGEAKEPGDTTGSEDAKRGLQMGKISKCLSNYMMYLLVFCPFMMPKGMGEIRYRDTCAHVKQLFNKQSSSMVVISTQLLEMLYRRSINQSVLSDGCKLAKKLQWLESEKRWKREEKWKMISEVWIEMLTYAANNCGWKDHAQQLCKGGELVTHVWLLMTHLGLSEQYNERERFIV from the coding sequence ATGAAGATCATAAGTCTATTTACTGATAGAGTCAGCAAAATTTGGAATGGATGGGAAGTTCGAGTATTGCTTCAACTTAGCCTTCTAATACAAATCATCCTTGTCATTTTTGGCACAAGGAGAAAACGTGATCCAAGAATTCTgatcaaatttgtaatttggtcAGCATACTTGTCTGCAGATTGGGTGGCAACTGTTGCCCTGGGCAACCTTGCAAACATCCAAGAAGGCAAAAACAGTAATGTCGCCAAAGCAAATAACATACTCCAAGCATTTTGGGCGCCTTTTCTTCTCATAAACCTGGGCGGTCCAGATACTATCACGGCTTACTCTTTAGAAGACAACGAGTTGTGGTCAAGGCATTTTCTCAGTCTTCTTGTTCAAGTGGGAGTTGCAGTGTATGTCTCCATCCGAGCCTGGAGCTTCACCGCCCTTACATTTTTATCCATTCCGGTTTTCGTTACTGGAATTGTCAAGTATGGAGAAAGGACTTTTGTGCTCAGGTCTGCAAGCTCCCAGATATACAAAGAGGCCTTGCTTTCTGCTAATCCTATTGCAGAAAATGCTTTGATGAGAATGGAAACAGAAGGGTTCGAGAGAAAAATACAGATAAAGAATGCCTGGAAGTTACAAGCAGGAcattcaaaaagaaaagaatttcaGGTCTATCTGGACgcttattttttgttcaatagaCTGCAGTATCTCTTCTCAAACCTCCTTCTAGGTCTCAATGAACGGACGGATTGCTACAACATCATTCAAAGCAAATCAGCTAAAGATGCCTTTACATTGGTGGCAATTGAGCTCGGATTTATGTACGATAAGCTTTTCACGAAGGCCACCTTGATTCATTCTCTATGGGGAATTCTTCTCCGAAGCGTCAGCTTCCTTTCTTCTGTTGTTGCATTCATTCTCTTCAAGATTTTGATTAATCCGCGTGACTATCCTGATCAAAAGGATGTCTCCATCACTTACAGTCTATTAGCTGGGGCTGTTTTTCTGGAGGTCTACTCCTCTGTTAAACTTGTTTTCTCTGATAGGACAAAACTCCGGTTGATCCAGAACCAAAATCCCCGAATCAACAGAATTCTTCTTGATGCAATCTTTTATATCGAGGCACGTTTGATCAATCGAAAGGTATGGTCTGAACCCGAGGGACAGGAGCCAGTTTTGACCTATCGAAAAAGGTGGTCTGAATCCATGGCACAGTACAACTTAATAAGTTTTTGCCTCAAAGACATGCAAGCAAAAGGTCTGTTTTCTAACTTTGAGAAATTGCCTTACATCAGACAATATTTTCAGGAGTACCACCATTTGACTTGGGAATATGTAAATGATGATTTGAAAGAAGCAATCTTCGGGCAACTCAAAGCAAAAGCTGAAAGAATGAAAGACAGTTATACTATAAATTTATGCAAAGAATTGTTGGCTCAGAGAGGTGATTATGTGCTGGAAGAAATATATGAACTTGAAGAACTCAAGTGGAGCACAGATGAGTTGGATTTCGATCACAGTCTTCTGATTTGGCATATTGCTACAACTGTTTGTTATGAAGTTGACTTTGCTGAGAAACCTCCTAAGCCTCTTGGAGATGCCAAGGAAAGTGAAGAAACTAAGAAACCTGCAGATGCTAAGCCTCTTGGAGACGCTAAGGCAAGTGGAGAAGCTAAGAAACCTGCAGATCCTAAGCCTCTTGAAGAAGCTAAGGCAAGTGGAGAAGCTAAGGAACCTGGAGATACCACAGGATCCGAAGATGCTAAGAGAGGTCTCCAAATGGGCAAAATTAGCAAATgcttatcaaattatatgatgtaTCTTCTAGTCTTTTGCCCATTTATGATGCCGAAAGGCATGGGTGAGATACGGTACAGAGATACATGTGCCCATGTGAAGCAACTTTTCAACAAACAAAGTTCCTCCATGGTAGTGATTAGCACACAGTTGCTTGAAATGTTGTATAGAAGGTCGATCAATCAATCGGTGCTATCTGATGGATGCAAGCTCGCTAAAAAACTGCAATGGTTAGAATCTGAAAAGCGCTGGAAACgtgaagaaaaatggaagatgaTAAGTGAAGTGTGGATTGAAATGCTAACATATGCTGCAAATAATTGTGGATGGAAAGATCACGCTCAACAACTTTGTAAAGGTGGAGAGTTGGTCACTCATGTTTGGCTTCTCATGACTCATTTGGGTTTAAGTGAACAATACAATGAAAGGGAGCGATTCATCGTATGA